The stretch of DNA TAAACCTTACACCACTGTCGGTTATACCAATGGTCCTGGCGCTGTTGTGGGTGTGCGTGACGATTTAAGCTCTGTCGATACCAAAGACAAAGATTTTATGCAGCAGTCATTGGTCCCGATGAATAGCGAAACTCATGCAGGCGAAGATATTACGCTACATGCAACGGGTCCAGGTTCAGACCTTGTCCAAGGTGTTATTGAGCAGAACGTAATCTTCCACATAATCAATCAAGCACAAACGCTAGGCGGTACTAAATATTAATACCTAAGCAACTGGTCATTAATAATTTTTCTTACTGACTCATTCAAATACGTCAGCAATAGTACCCAATAATTGGAGTTTAAAATGAACAAGAAATTACTCGTACTTTCGATTGCAGCAATGCTTGGTTTAGCAGCTTGTGGCAGCGATGGTGATAATGGTGCCGACGGCAACAATGGCACTGATGGCAATAATGGTGGCAACGGTAACAATGGCCAAGACTGGAGCGCTGTTAACCAGTGGTATATCGACGGCCAAGCTAGAGTCGCCAAAGCCGAGGAGCTAACCGTTAACAACCAAGCTGGCGCGGCCAAGAACATCATTCTGTTTGTTGGTGATGGTATGGGAGTATCTACCGTCACGGCAGCGCGTATTTTAGAAGGTCAGCTAAAAGGACAAACGGGTGAAGAAAACTCGCTCTCTTTTGAAACCCTCCCTTATTTAGGCTTGGCTAAAACGTATAATGTCGACGGTCAAACACCCGATTCAGCAGGCACCATGACTGCGATGATCACTGGCGTCAAAACCGATGTTGGCGTGCTTTCACAAGCGGAAGGTGTCTCACGGGGTAACTGCGCTTCAACTTCAGGCCAAAACCTGGTCACTTCACTTGAGCTAGCCGCGATGGCGGGATTATCAACGGGTGTGGTCTCTACTGCTCGCATCACCCATGCAACGCCAGCGGCAACCTATGCCCATGCACCTGAGCGTAACTGGGAAAGCGATGCTGACTTGTCAGCAGAAGCGGTCACCAATGGTTGTAAAGATATCGCATCACAGTTAATCGACTTTAATTTTGGCAGCGGACTTAACGTGGTAATGGGCGGCGGTCGTCGTGCCTTTATTCCGAGTTCGATGACAGATCCAGAAGGTAAATCAGGTAAACGTCTCGATAACCGCGACTTAACCGATGAATGGCTAAATAAATATACTAACGCTGCTTATGTTGCTGATAGAGATGGCTTCTTAGCGTTAGACCCAAGCACCACAGACCATGTGTTAGGCCTGTTTAACTCCTCGCACATGGAATATGACTATGACCGCACAACGACGGGTGCCACTGGCGAACCATCACTGGCTGAGATGACCGCAAAATCGATTGATATTTTGAAGAAAAATGACAAAGGTTTTGTGCTCATTATTGAAGCCGGACGCATTGATCATGCTCACCATGCGGGTAATGCAGCACGCGCGCTACATGACACGATAGCCATGTCAGAAGCGGTTCGCGTTGCGATGGAGAAAACGTCCGCTAAAGACACCTTACTAATTGTTACCGCCGATCATAGCCATGTGTTTACCATTGCAGGCTACCCTACTCGTGGTAACCCAATCTTGGGCTTAGTTAAAGGTAATGGCACTGACGGTCAACCTGTTATCACTAATTCAACCGATACAAATGGCTTACCGTATACCACTGTTGGCTACGCTAACGGCCTAGGTTACGCCAACTTAGCCACCGGTGGCGACGAGCGCTATGGCTACGC from Shewanella sp. Choline-02u-19 encodes:
- a CDS encoding alkaline phosphatase translates to MNKKLLVLSIAAMLGLAACGSDGDNGADGNNGTDGNNGGNGNNGQDWSAVNQWYIDGQARVAKAEELTVNNQAGAAKNIILFVGDGMGVSTVTAARILEGQLKGQTGEENSLSFETLPYLGLAKTYNVDGQTPDSAGTMTAMITGVKTDVGVLSQAEGVSRGNCASTSGQNLVTSLELAAMAGLSTGVVSTARITHATPAATYAHAPERNWESDADLSAEAVTNGCKDIASQLIDFNFGSGLNVVMGGGRRAFIPSSMTDPEGKSGKRLDNRDLTDEWLNKYTNAAYVADRDGFLALDPSTTDHVLGLFNSSHMEYDYDRTTTGATGEPSLAEMTAKSIDILKKNDKGFVLIIEAGRIDHAHHAGNAARALHDTIAMSEAVRVAMEKTSAKDTLLIVTADHSHVFTIAGYPTRGNPILGLVKGNGTDGQPVITNSTDTNGLPYTTVGYANGLGYANLATGGDERYGYAAASGRFDLNYVDTQSAGFHQEALVPLGSETHAGEDVAIFASGPGSHLIQGTVEQNHIFHVMNHAINLVEKAEAAQP